The following are encoded together in the Bactrocera neohumeralis isolate Rockhampton chromosome 6, APGP_CSIRO_Bneo_wtdbg2-racon-allhic-juicebox.fasta_v2, whole genome shotgun sequence genome:
- the LOC126761878 gene encoding putative phosphatidate phosphatase: MSAMVALRRFIDLLLFVLLVAVEVALRQWMPPQKRGFFCGDESLQYPYTGTQTIGFAVLCIIVFGIPFIVIFVVELFRQLSHSRGKKQHTTQDAANESCYCGRRWKNIYAQIGYYLLGLLMTLVATEIGKRSIGRLRPYFFSICKPRLSDGTNCEFEQNQGHYFTDYKCESDVSHRMMAEMAMSFPSGHSSTVFYAMVYIALYLQVALSTRGSKLLKHLLQFSAIMLAWYVALTRINDHWHHWSDVLVGILMGALFAWLVARYVAKFFEGRCSTSSAAASKILVHSGLAAASAQSATPVLPAYTFGSVPYLQHHGPNHAAYGQTYHNYGYVP, translated from the coding sequence ATGTCTGCAATGGTAGCTTTGCGACGCTTCATCGATCTACTACTCTTTGTCTTACTGGTTGCCGTCGAAGTGGCCTTGCGCCAATGGATGCCGCCACAAAAGCGCGGTTTCTTTTGCGGCGACGAATCGCTACAATATCCCTACACCGGCACACAAACTATAGGGTTTGCGGTGCTATGCATTATAGTCTTCGGCATACCATTCATCGTCATATTTGTTGTCGAACTTTTTCGCCAATTATCACATAGTCGCGGCAAGAAACAACATACAACACAAGATGCCGCAAACGAGTCGTGCTACTGTGGGCGTCGTTGGAAGAACATTTACGCACAAATAGGCTATTATTTGCTCGGCTTACTGATGACACTAGTCGCTACCGAGATAGGGAAGCGTTCGATCGGCCGTTTGCGTCCGTACTTCTTCAGCATCTGCAAGCCGCGTTTGAGTGACGGCACCAACTGCGAATTCGAACAGAATCAAGGTCACTACTTTACCGACTACAAGTGCGAAAGCGATGTTAGTCACAGGATGATGGCCGAAATGGCAATGTCCTTCCCCAGCGGACACTCGTCGACTGTCTTCTATGCCATGGTCTATATAGCGCTCTACTTACAAGTGGCGCTGAGCACACGCGGCTCCAAGTTACTGAAGCATTTACTGCAATTCAGCGCCATAATGTTGGCTTGGTATGTGGCGCTGACACGCATCAACGATCACTGGCACCACTGGTCCGATGTGCTGGTGGGTATATTGATGGGCGCTTTATTTGCTTGGCTGGTGGCACGTTATGTGGCCAAGTTTTTCGAGGGCCGTTGCTCAACGTCTTCGGCGGCGGCATCGAAAATCTTGGTGCACTCCGGTTTGGCAGCTGCGTCGGCGCAATCGGCGACGCCGGTCTTGCCCGCGTACACATTTGGCAGTGTGCCGTATCTGCAGCACCACGGACCGAATCATGCCGCCTACGGTCAGACATACCACAACTATGGTTACGTGCCGTAA